The window GTGCACGCTTGTGCCTCTCAGGTCGAGGCGTCCCCTGACCCGTTTGGTCAGTCGCACCTGGCTCAGGAAGTCGGTGAGCGTTGGTTTGCTGTCCAGGATCTGAGCCTCAATGACTAGGACACCATCCTCGGTGCGTGCGATGTTGAAGATGTGCCCGGGGGCGTCCTGGCGGTAGAAGTCCACCCACCCGCGAGACCCGACAGGCCATGACTTCACCACCGCCTCAACATCGTCCTCAGCGCCGGTGACCATCTACAAATGCACGGCGACGGGCAGGGCTTGGCCGCCGTCGTCGCTAGACGCGCTCGAGGCTTGATGGCCGAGCAAGGCCGGACTCAGCTCGACTTGGTCGAGATCCTGGCCATCTCGAACTCAGGTATCTCGAAGCGACTTCGAGGCCAAATGTCATTCGTTTTGGACGAGTTGCCACGACTGGCTGGGGCTCTCGAGACGTCGATCGAGTATCTGCTCGGGCTTACAAATGAGCGAAGCCCCCGCCCGGTCTCCCGGTGGGGGCTTGGATCTGTACGCCATCAGGGACTCGAACCCCGAACCCGCTGATTAAGAGTCAGCTGCTCTGCCAATTGAGCTAATGGCGCTTGCTCGTGCCGGTCTTTCGACCGACGACCAACCTTAGCAGCGGCTTCCCGGAGCCTGGAAATCGTGGTCGACTCCCAGGTCCCGGGGCTGCCAGGTCTGGGGTGAGTAACGGGACTTGAACCCGCGACATCCGCGACCACAACGCGGCGCTCTACCAGCTGAGCTATACCCACCATGGCTCGCCCGGCCTACAGGACCGGACGTGCGGCAAGGAGTCTAGGACAGCGGTGCCGATTCAGTGGAATCGCCAGCGCCGGTGAGGCTTCCGCCATGACGGGCGGCGGCCTCGCGTACGGCATCCGAGGTCGGGCCCGGAGGCGGGGCGAAGACGGTTTCGCGGTAGTAGCGCAGTTCCTCGATGGATTCCTGGATGTCGGCCAGGGCGCGGTGGTTGCCCTGTTTGGCAGGCGCCGCGTAGTAGGCACGCGGGTACCAGCGTCGGGACAGTTCCTTGATCGACGACACGTCCACGATCCGGTAGTGCAGGAATGATTCCAGGTCAGGCATGTCGCGCGAAATAAACGCGCGATCCGTGGCCACGGTGTTGCCGGCCAGCGGCGGCCTCGACGCCGGCCCGCATTCCTTGCGTACGTAGGCCAGCACCTGCTCCTCAGCCTCGGCGAGCGTCAAGCCGTCCTCAAGTCGGTCGAGCAGGCCCGAGGTGGTGTGCATGTTGCGGACGAAATCGCCCATCTGGTCCAGCGCCTCGGCCGGCGGCTTGATGATCAGGTCGACGCCCTCGCCGAGCACGTTCAACTCGAAGTCCGTGACGAGCGCCGCCACCTCCACCAACGCGTCATTGACGAGGTCGAGCCCCGTCATCTCGCAGTCGATCCACACCAAGCGATCCGTCACGGTCCAGCACTTTATCCGGGCCCAGACGCGGGCAGGCTCTCAGCCCGCGTTCAGCGACAACGCTTAGGCTCTTGCCATGACCTCACCGACGCGCGCGTGGATGCCGTGGTTCGGGCTGCTCGCCCGCTTGGTGACCGGCGTCGTGTGGTTGCTGGCAGGAGCCCTGAAGGTCACCGACCCGGCCGGGTCCGTGCGAGCCGTACGCGCGTACGACCTCCTGCCCGAAGCCATCGTCCCCACGGTGGGTCACCTGCTGCCGATGGCCGAGATCCTGCTGGGCGTGACGTTGATCCTGGGGCTGCTGACGCGCGCCTCCGGGGTCCTCTCGTCGCTGCTCTTCATCGCCTTCATCTTCGGCATCTCCTGGGCCTGGGCCAAGGGCCTGCAGATCGACTGCGGCTGCTTCGGCGGCGGTGGTTTCGATGCCGACGCGACCGACAAGTACCCATGGGACATCGCCCGGGACGTCGGGCTGTTGGCGCTCTCGGCCTGGCTGATCTGGCGACCCGCCACCAAGTTCTCGCTCGACGGAGTCCTGTTCCGGTCGAGCACCCCGCCGGAAACGTACGAACAAGAAAGTGAAGTGCATGTCTCGCAAAGCCGCTGACCAGTCCAGGGCCGCCCGCACGGCGGCGCTCCTGGAGGAGCAGAAGCGCAAAGAGCGCACCCGCAACGCTGTCGTGATCACCGCCATCGTCGGCGTCCTGGTCGCGATCTTGGGAGTGGGATTCCTGATCTCCCGAGGCGGCGACGATTCCGGCAAGGCTGCCGAGAAGAACCCCAAGGGGATGACGGACGGGTACGGCATCGTGATCGGCCAGGCGGACGCTCCCGACACGGTCACCATCTATGAGGACCCGCAGTGCCCGATCTGCGCGGCCTTCGAGGCGCAGTCGCGCGACATGCTGGAGCAGGGCCTGGCCGACGGCAAGATCAAGGTCGACTACCGGATCGTGTCCTTCCTCGACTCGCAGTCGGGCAACGAATACTCGTCCCGCGCGGCCAACGCGCTCGTCGCGGCGTACGAGGTCGGCGGCGAGGATGTCTTCAAGAAGTTCCACGACTACCTCTATGCCAACCAGCCTTCCGAGGGCGGCGACGGGCACGAGGACGCAGAACTGATCAAGCAGGCGGTCGCAGCAGGCGCCGACAAGGCCAAGATCACGCCTGAGATCGAGGACAAGGTCTACGGGCAATACCTGGTCAATGCCACTGACCAGATGTCGAAGGACGGGGTCACCGGCACTCCCACGGTGTTCATCAACGGCAAGAAGGTCGACGGCAATCCCCAGGAAGCGCTGGACGCCATCAGCAAGCTGGTCTCCGAATAGTCGCTGGAATTCTCGTCGAGGGTCGCTCGGTCCTAGGTTGACCGGGTGACCCTCGACGCATTCATCGCCGGCCTGCCCAAGGCCGAACTTCACGTCCACCACGTCGGCTCGGCCTCACCGCGCATCGTGGCGGAACTGGCCGAACGCCATCCCGGGACCGTGCCGAGCGATCCGGAGGCACTGCGCAGGTTCTTCGAGTTCCGAGACTTCGCGCACTTCATCGAGGTCTATCTGTCGGTCGTCGGTCTGATCAAGACCGCCGAGGACGTACGCCTGTTGACCTACGAAGTAGCGCGCGAGATGGCCACCGAACAACAGATCCGGTACGCCGAGCTGACCTGCACGCCGTACACCTCGGTGGCCGTGGGCATCCCGATCGAGGCGTACACCGAGGCGATCGAGGACGCCCGCGTCGCGGCGGAACGCGACTTCGGACTGGTGCTGCGTTGGATCTATGACATTCCGGGAGAGTCGGGGGTGCCGTCCGCCGACGACACGTTGCGATTCGCCTTGGACCACCGCGTCGATGCGCTGGTGGGATTCGGGCTCGGCGGTCCCGAGATCGGGGTGCCTCGTCCGCAATTCCAACCGCACTTCGACGCCGCGCGCGCGGCCGGGCTGCACGCCGTACCCCACGCGGGGGAGACGACCGGCCCCGAGACCGTGTGGCACGCAATCGATCTCCTCGGCGCCGAACGGATCGGGCACGGCACATCATCCGCGCAGGACCCCGCCCTGCTGGCGGCGCTGAGCGAGCGAGGCATCGCCTTGGAGGTCTGTCCGTCCTCCAACGTCGCGACCCGTGCCGTCGAGTCGTTGGAGGCGCACCCGCTGCGTACGTTCGTCGAGGCCGGGGTGCCCGTCACGATCAACTCCGACGACCCGCCGATGTTCGGCACCACGCTCAACAAGGAGTACGCCATCGCGGCCGACCTGCTCGGCCTGGACTCCTCGGGGGTCGCAGACCTCGCCCGCGCCGCGGTACGCGCGTCGTTCGCACCCGACGACGTACGCGACCGGATCCTGGGCGAGATCGACGCGTACGCCGCCGCGACTCACCTTTGAGTCCGCAGAAGACTCAAAGCGCAGCGGCGCGCCTGCGTGATCTCGCCATCGCGGGGCCGTAGACAAGGCTCCAGTCCCCGCGAAGTATGAGTTTGCGGGGACTCATGCACTTCTCAAGGCAGGGGATTTCTGCTTTGCGCCCCCGGCAGGATTCGAACCTGCGACCTAGGGATTAGAAGGCCCTTGCTCTATCCAGCTGAGCTACGGGGGCTGACGCAGCACCATTGTGACCGACACGCCGACCTGGTTAGGCAGCCAGGGCCAAGGGTAGGACGACCAACATGGAGTCCGGCCCCATTCCGTACCGCCTCGAACACGGTCCGTTGCGCGTGATCACGCTGCATGTCCGCCCGCCGCACGTTCGTGAGTCCAGCGCCACCGTCGGTGTCGACGGGATGCAGCACCCGATCCCGTGGGACATCGGCTCCCTGCGCCTGGAAGTGCCGGCCGATCGGCCGGTGTCACTCTCGATCGTCGGCACTGGCAGGTATGCCGGGGCTGCGACGTACGTCCTGGAGCCGGATGGCCCAGACGAGTTGGAGTATCTCGGCCCCGCCCACCCCAGCCAAGCGGGACTTATCGGAGTCCCGGGCACCATGACCCGTCAGGGCAAGGGCCTGCAGGCCGGCCTTCTCGTGGCCCTCGCCATCGCCTGCCTGGTCTTCCTGGGCATCATGATCCTCTTCGCCTCCTGGCTCATCTGAGCCCGTTGCGCTGCAATAGCACCAGCACCTCGAAGTGCTCGGTGTTGGGGAACATGTCGAAGATCTGACCCCGCACCGGCATCAGAGTGGGCATCAACTCGAGATCTCGCGCAAGGGATTCGGCGTTGCAGGAGGAATAGAGCACGTACGGCACCTCGCTCGAACTCAGACGCCGTGCGAGGTCGGTGCCGATGCCGCGGCGGGGTGGGTTAACCACCACCAGTTCCGGTGTCTCGGACAGCAACTGGGACGCGGCGTCGCCGACCTCGAAGCGTGCCTCCAGCCCTGCCTCGGCGGCAGACAGCCGAGCCGACTCGACCGCCTCGGCACTGACCTCGACTCCCAGCACTCGGCGCCGGCGAGAGGCAAGGTGCAGGCCGAAGCCGCCTACGCCGCAATAGAGGTCGAGCACCGACTCCACAGGCAGGTCCGCGGTCCACGCGACGGCTGAGCGGTAGAGCGCAGCGGCGATCTCGGTGTTGGTCTGGAAGAACGACTGCGGTCGCAGGAGCAGGGTCAGGTCGTTGATCCGCATCGGAAGTTCGGCAGCTTCCGTCAACACGATCTCGCGCGCACCCTCCAACACGGCCTTGTGCTCGGGCTGGATGTTCAGCGACACGACGCGTACGGCGGGCAGCGCAGCCAGCAACGCACGAAGGTGCTTGCGGATCCGTGTCTCGGCTTCGGTGGAGCGCAGGACGAAGCGCACCATCAACTCTGAGTCCGGCGAGATCGTGACGAGCAGGTGCTTGAGTTCGCCCGTGCGAGCGGTGACGTCGTACGGCTGCAGGGACGCGCCGGTGATGAACCCCGCGAGTTCGGGCAGGGCGGCGGTCAGCGCCGGTGCGTGCAGGGCACACCAACGCAGATCTGTCCCGGTGCCATCGGGACCGAGGATGCCGAGGGTCGGCTCGGCGGTCCCGCCCGCGACCACGAGCTTGGCCTTGTTGCGAAAGCCCTCCTGGGGCGAAGAGACCGGTGCCAGCCAGTCGGCCACGGCGGGCAGCAACTCGCGGGCACGGTCGGACTTCGCGGCGAGTTGGCTGGCGTACGGGATCGGCAACAGCGTGCAGGACCGGCACAGCCCCGCGTCGTAGTAGTCGCACTGCATGGCACCAGTGTGAGGGTTTCGAGACGGTCGCTTCGCGCCCTCCTCAACCCAAGGGTTTCGAGACGGTCGCTTCGCGCCCTCCTCAACCATCCGGTGGGATCACCCGCGCAGGCGCGCCATCCACTCCTCGACGTCGGCCGACGTCCGGGGGAGCGCAGCCGACAGGTTGTGCGACCCGGAGGAGGTCACCACGATGTCGTCCTCGATCCGGATCCCGATGCCACGCAGTTCCTCCGGCACCAGCAGGTCGTCGATCTGGAAGTACAAGCCGGGCTCGACCGTCAGCACCATGCCCTCGACCAGGTCTCCCTTGGGATAGATGTCCGGCGAGGCGCTCGCGCAGTCGTGTACGTCCATGCCGAGCATGTGCGAGGTGCCGTGCAGCGTCCAGCGGGCATACACCTTCGACTCCGGGTCGAGCGCCTCCTCGACGCTGACCGGCAGCAGGCCGAGATCGCCCAGGCCGTGCGCCAACACCGCCATCGCCGCGTTGTGCGGATCGAGGAAGGCGGCGCCGGGGCGTACGGCCTCGATGCCGGCCTGCTGCGCCTGCAACACCAGGTCGTACAGGTCGCGTTGCAACGGCGTGAACGTGCCGTCCACCGGGAGCGTCCGAGTGACGTCGGCGGTGTAGAGATTCCGGCCCTCCACACCCATGTCGAGCAGCACCAACTCGCCCGGCACGATCGGCCCGTCGTTCTCGATCCAGTGCAACGTGGTGGCGTGGGCGCCGCCACCGACGATCGAGTCATAGCCCAGGTCGTTGCCCATGGCGCGCGCTCGTCGGAAGAAAGTGCCCTCGATCCAGCGTTCCCCGAACTCGAGCACCCGGTCCCACTCGCGTACGGAATCCTCGAAGCCCAGCGTGGTGATGTCGCAGGCTTCCTGGAGTTGGTCGATCTCCCATTCGTCCTTGACCAGTCGGAGTTCGGCGGCCACGCGCGCCAGGTCGTCGTCTGTCGTGATGTCACGAGTCTTGCGGTCGTCGTCGAAGGAGGGGAGGTCGCGTACGTGCTTGACCTCGATCCCGAGCGAATCGCTGATCTCGCGTGCGGACGGGCGGCGTCCGGCCCACAGTTCGCCGTACTGCCGGTCGCGGAAGAACTCGTCGGAGTCGCGCTCGGAGCGGGGGCGTGCATAGAGCGTGGCGTCGCCGTCGTCGAGGACGAGTACGGCGTCGGAGGTCTGGTTGCCGGTGAAGTAGGTGTGCGCGGTGTCGGGCCGGAAGCGGTAGTCGGTGTCGTTGGCGCGGACCTTGTAACCACCGGCCGGCAGCACCAGGCGCTCACCGGGGAACGCCTCGCTCAGCCGTTGCCGACGCGCAGCAGCGTACGGCGCGACGGGGTGTTCGGGCAGGTCGAGCTCGCGTTCGCCCCACCCCTGCTGCATGAAGCGGGAGTACGCTTCGGGTACGGCGGGGTCGTGGGACTCGGTGTGCAGGTCGTCGTCGCTCACCCCCTCACCGTAGCGGGCTGTCAGTGCTGCTCCGTTAGGCTCACGCCCATGCAAACTCGCCCTCGGGACAACGTCGCCTTCACCGTTGTCGTGACGGTCCTCGCGGCCCTGGGCGCACTGGCGATGATCGCCGTCATCCTGCTCAGCGGAGCCCCGTCCAGCATGATGATCGCTGCCGCTGCGGCGGCGATTCCGGTGGGTCCGCTGGTGGCCGTTTTCATGTGGCTGGACCGTTATGAGCCCGAGCCGAAACTGCTGTTGGCCAGCGGCCTGGCGTGGGGCGGCTTCGTGGCCACGGCCGGCACTCTTCTGATCCAAGGCGTCGGCGGCCTGGTCGTGCCGATGTCGGCCGAGTTCAGCCTCGCAATCGGTGCCCCGGTCGTGGAAGAGGCCGCCAAGGGGGTGTTCTTGCTGTTGCTGTTGTGGTGGCGCCGCCACGAGATCGACGGGATCCTCGACGGCATCGTCTATGCCGGCATGGTCGGCATCGGGTTCGCGTTCGTCGAGAACATCCTCTATCTGGGCGCCGCGTACAACGGCACCGACGCGACGGGTCCTGGCGGCGTACCGGCCCTGACGGCGCTGTTCATCGTGCGCTGCATCTTCAGCCCGTTCGCACACCCACTGTTCACCGCGTTCATCGGCATCGGCATCGGCATCGCCGTCGGCAGCAAGTCCATGCCCGTACGCATCTTCGCGCCGATCGTCGGGTACCTGTGCGCCGTCCTCGCGCACGGCTTGTGGAACGGCTCGACCATCTTCGGCGGCGACAAGTTCTTGCTCGTCTATGGCGTGTTGGGCCTGCCCGCACTCCTCGGGGTCGCGGGCCTGGGGATCTACGCCCGCAGCAACGAGAAGAAGCTGCTGCTCGCCTCGCTCGGCGATGCGGCCAACCGCGGTCTGTTGCCCGCTGCCGACGTTTTGTGGTTGGCAGATCTGCGCGGCCGACGACACGCGCGCCACCAGGCCAAGCAGCTCGGCGGTGAGCAGGGGCTTCAAGCGATGCGCGACTACCAGCGTGCCGCCGTCGAGTTGGGCTTCCTGCACAACCGTTTCATGCGGGGGGTCGCTCCCGCGGACTATCAGGACCGCGGGGCGCACTACGTCACCGAGATTCGAGCGATCCGACCCTTCCTGTCCTTCGGATCCCAGCACACCGGAGCGCCTACGCGATGACCGAGAACCCACGCGCCATCGTGGCGCCGGAAACGTCCATGATCACCAGTCTGGTGAAGTTGCGAAGCGCGTTGCAGGAGACCGCTCTTCCGCTCGAGTTGCCGGGCATCGAAGGCGTACGCACCCAGCGCGCCGCGATGGTCGACCAGCTCGAGGACTACGTCATCCCACGACTGATGACCATCGAGGCCCCGCTGCTCA of the Nocardioides sp. genome contains:
- a CDS encoding methyltransferase domain-containing protein, yielding MQCDYYDAGLCRSCTLLPIPYASQLAAKSDRARELLPAVADWLAPVSSPQEGFRNKAKLVVAGGTAEPTLGILGPDGTGTDLRWCALHAPALTAALPELAGFITGASLQPYDVTARTGELKHLLVTISPDSELMVRFVLRSTEAETRIRKHLRALLAALPAVRVVSLNIQPEHKAVLEGAREIVLTEAAELPMRINDLTLLLRPQSFFQTNTEIAAALYRSAVAWTADLPVESVLDLYCGVGGFGLHLASRRRRVLGVEVSAEAVESARLSAAEAGLEARFEVGDAASQLLSETPELVVVNPPRRGIGTDLARRLSSSEVPYVLYSSCNAESLARDLELMPTLMPVRGQIFDMFPNTEHFEVLVLLQRNGLR
- the orn gene encoding oligoribonuclease is translated as MTDRLVWIDCEMTGLDLVNDALVEVAALVTDFELNVLGEGVDLIIKPPAEALDQMGDFVRNMHTTSGLLDRLEDGLTLAEAEEQVLAYVRKECGPASRPPLAGNTVATDRAFISRDMPDLESFLHYRIVDVSSIKELSRRWYPRAYYAAPAKQGNHRALADIQESIEELRYYRETVFAPPPGPTSDAVREAAARHGGSLTGAGDSTESAPLS
- a CDS encoding adenosine deaminase, with product MTLDAFIAGLPKAELHVHHVGSASPRIVAELAERHPGTVPSDPEALRRFFEFRDFAHFIEVYLSVVGLIKTAEDVRLLTYEVAREMATEQQIRYAELTCTPYTSVAVGIPIEAYTEAIEDARVAAERDFGLVLRWIYDIPGESGVPSADDTLRFALDHRVDALVGFGLGGPEIGVPRPQFQPHFDAARAAGLHAVPHAGETTGPETVWHAIDLLGAERIGHGTSSAQDPALLAALSERGIALEVCPSSNVATRAVESLEAHPLRTFVEAGVPVTINSDDPPMFGTTLNKEYAIAADLLGLDSSGVADLARAAVRASFAPDDVRDRILGEIDAYAAATHL
- a CDS encoding DoxX family protein, which codes for MTSPTRAWMPWFGLLARLVTGVVWLLAGALKVTDPAGSVRAVRAYDLLPEAIVPTVGHLLPMAEILLGVTLILGLLTRASGVLSSLLFIAFIFGISWAWAKGLQIDCGCFGGGGFDADATDKYPWDIARDVGLLALSAWLIWRPATKFSLDGVLFRSSTPPETYEQESEVHVSQSR
- a CDS encoding thioredoxin domain-containing protein; this translates as MSRKAADQSRAARTAALLEEQKRKERTRNAVVITAIVGVLVAILGVGFLISRGGDDSGKAAEKNPKGMTDGYGIVIGQADAPDTVTIYEDPQCPICAAFEAQSRDMLEQGLADGKIKVDYRIVSFLDSQSGNEYSSRAANALVAAYEVGGEDVFKKFHDYLYANQPSEGGDGHEDAELIKQAVAAGADKAKITPEIEDKVYGQYLVNATDQMSKDGVTGTPTVFINGKKVDGNPQEALDAISKLVSE
- a CDS encoding PrsW family intramembrane metalloprotease is translated as MQTRPRDNVAFTVVVTVLAALGALAMIAVILLSGAPSSMMIAAAAAAIPVGPLVAVFMWLDRYEPEPKLLLASGLAWGGFVATAGTLLIQGVGGLVVPMSAEFSLAIGAPVVEEAAKGVFLLLLLWWRRHEIDGILDGIVYAGMVGIGFAFVENILYLGAAYNGTDATGPGGVPALTALFIVRCIFSPFAHPLFTAFIGIGIGIAVGSKSMPVRIFAPIVGYLCAVLAHGLWNGSTIFGGDKFLLVYGVLGLPALLGVAGLGIYARSNEKKLLLASLGDAANRGLLPAADVLWLADLRGRRHARHQAKQLGGEQGLQAMRDYQRAAVELGFLHNRFMRGVAPADYQDRGAHYVTEIRAIRPFLSFGSQHTGAPTR
- a CDS encoding aminopeptidase P family protein, which gives rise to MSDDDLHTESHDPAVPEAYSRFMQQGWGERELDLPEHPVAPYAAARRQRLSEAFPGERLVLPAGGYKVRANDTDYRFRPDTAHTYFTGNQTSDAVLVLDDGDATLYARPRSERDSDEFFRDRQYGELWAGRRPSAREISDSLGIEVKHVRDLPSFDDDRKTRDITTDDDLARVAAELRLVKDEWEIDQLQEACDITTLGFEDSVREWDRVLEFGERWIEGTFFRRARAMGNDLGYDSIVGGGAHATTLHWIENDGPIVPGELVLLDMGVEGRNLYTADVTRTLPVDGTFTPLQRDLYDLVLQAQQAGIEAVRPGAAFLDPHNAAMAVLAHGLGDLGLLPVSVEEALDPESKVYARWTLHGTSHMLGMDVHDCASASPDIYPKGDLVEGMVLTVEPGLYFQIDDLLVPEELRGIGIRIEDDIVVTSSGSHNLSAALPRTSADVEEWMARLRG